One window of the Candidatus Zixiibacteriota bacterium genome contains the following:
- the ptrB gene encoding Protease 2, which yields MLSMDSIYDGFTVLVFLGFIFAAGTVPARGQEPVPPVAKVIPKADTNFGDIRIDNYYWLRDKENPEVIKYLEAENAYTDAVMKPTEAFQQKLYDEILARIKQTDLSVPEKVGDYYYYSKTEAGKQYHFYCRKKGTLEAPEEVLLDLNQLAEGAKYLSLGILKISPDQNLAAYTLDTNGEESYSVFVKDLTTGKVLEKIADGADAMMDWGDDTTLFYTILDDTHRPYRLYRHILGHDPHDDVLVYEEKDEAYFLAISQTRSREYLLLNATSNVTSEVRYLRADNPFGEFRIIQPRQRDIEYSVDQRGDKFYIFTNENARNFKLMEAPVDAPSRANWKEVLPYDDNIKIDTVFAFKNYLVIMEREKGLQRILILNPDTGESHFIEFPEPTYAIYAAANREFNTDIYRFTYTSLVTPASIYDYNMTTRTRELMKRIEILGGYDSSQYQSERLYAPASDGALIPISMVYKKGMPHDGSSPMLLYGYGAYGLNSDPHFASDRLSLLNRGFIYAIAHVRGGGEMGRQWYDEGRLLKKKNTITDFIACAEYLIKEKYTSPNKLAIEGASAGGILIGGAINMRPDLFAGAVLQSPFVDVLNTMLDSTLPLTVTEYEEWGNPHEKIYYDYIKSYSPYDNVAAHEYPSLLIHAGLNDPRVSYWEPAKWTAKLRALKTDNHILMLKTSMGSGHFGESGRYAYLKETAFNFVYLLHLFGINE from the coding sequence ATGTTAAGTATGGACAGTATTTATGACGGATTTACGGTTCTGGTTTTTCTCGGTTTCATTTTTGCAGCCGGGACAGTTCCGGCCAGAGGACAGGAGCCGGTTCCGCCGGTTGCGAAAGTAATTCCGAAGGCCGACACCAACTTTGGTGATATCCGAATCGACAATTACTACTGGCTTCGCGACAAAGAAAATCCCGAAGTCATCAAGTACCTGGAAGCCGAAAATGCCTATACCGATGCGGTCATGAAACCGACCGAGGCTTTCCAGCAGAAATTGTATGACGAAATCCTCGCCCGAATCAAGCAGACCGACCTTTCGGTGCCGGAAAAAGTCGGCGATTATTACTACTACTCGAAAACCGAAGCCGGCAAACAATACCACTTTTACTGCCGTAAGAAAGGCACCCTCGAGGCCCCCGAAGAAGTGCTACTCGATTTGAATCAACTGGCCGAAGGAGCCAAATATTTGTCGCTCGGAATCCTGAAAATCAGCCCCGATCAGAATCTCGCGGCTTATACTCTGGATACCAATGGCGAGGAGAGTTATTCTGTTTTTGTCAAAGATCTGACAACAGGCAAGGTTCTGGAAAAAATTGCCGATGGCGCCGATGCCATGATGGATTGGGGCGATGACACGACGCTCTTCTATACGATCCTCGATGATACCCACCGGCCGTACCGGCTGTACCGTCATATCCTGGGGCATGACCCGCATGACGATGTTCTTGTCTATGAGGAAAAAGACGAGGCCTATTTCCTGGCCATAAGTCAAACCCGGAGCCGGGAATATCTGCTATTGAATGCCACCAGCAATGTCACCTCGGAAGTTCGTTATCTTCGGGCCGATAACCCCTTCGGAGAGTTCCGTATCATTCAGCCGCGGCAGAGAGATATCGAATACTCGGTCGATCAGCGGGGGGACAAATTCTACATTTTCACCAATGAAAATGCCCGGAATTTCAAGTTGATGGAGGCGCCGGTCGATGCTCCGTCGCGGGCCAACTGGAAAGAGGTTCTGCCATACGATGATAATATCAAGATTGACACCGTTTTCGCCTTCAAAAATTATCTCGTCATTATGGAGCGGGAAAAGGGCCTGCAGAGAATTTTAATCTTGAACCCGGACACCGGGGAATCGCACTTCATAGAGTTTCCCGAACCGACCTATGCTATCTATGCCGCCGCCAACCGCGAATTCAATACCGATATTTACCGCTTCACCTATACGTCCTTGGTCACGCCCGCATCGATTTATGATTACAACATGACCACTCGAACTCGCGAACTGATGAAACGGATCGAAATCCTCGGCGGCTACGATTCCTCGCAATATCAATCGGAACGGCTGTACGCTCCGGCCTCGGACGGGGCCCTGATTCCGATTTCGATGGTGTATAAAAAAGGGATGCCGCATGACGGCTCCAGCCCGATGCTTCTCTACGGCTACGGTGCGTACGGCTTGAACAGCGATCCTCACTTCGCCTCGGATCGGCTGAGTCTCCTCAACCGCGGCTTCATCTACGCCATCGCTCACGTGCGGGGCGGGGGCGAGATGGGGCGGCAGTGGTACGACGAGGGACGGCTCCTGAAGAAGAAAAACACCATCACCGATTTTATTGCCTGCGCCGAGTATCTTATCAAAGAGAAATATACCTCGCCGAACAAACTGGCCATCGAAGGAGCCAGCGCCGGCGGGATTCTGATCGGCGGGGCCATTAATATGCGTCCGGACCTTTTCGCGGGGGCGGTTCTGCAATCGCCGTTTGTCGATGTCCTGAACACCATGCTCGATTCCACCCTGCCTTTGACCGTGACGGAATACGAGGAGTGGGGCAACCCCCATGAGAAAATTTATTATGACTATATCAAGTCGTACTCGCCGTATGACAATGTTGCCGCGCATGAGTACCCGTCGCTTTTGATTCACGCCGGATTGAATGATCCGCGGGTTTCATATTGGGAACCGGCCAAGTGGACGGCCAAATTGCGGGCGCTCAAAACCGATAATCACATCCTGATGCTCAAGACCTCGATGGGTTCGGGGCATTTCGGGGAATCGGGGCGGTACGCGTACCTTAAAGAAACCGCTTTCAATTTCGTTTATCTGTTGCATCTTTTTGGCATAAACGAATAG
- the cydA gene encoding Cytochrome bd ubiquinol oxidase subunit 1 has protein sequence MDVLILSRLQFALTIAFHYIFPPLSIGLGLILVLMEGWYMKTGNELYHRMTRFWVKIFGLIFAIGVASGIVMEFQFGTNWSVYSRFVGDVFGSALAAEGIFAFFLESGFLSILLFGWNKVSPKIHFLSTIMVALGAHFSAIWIVVANSWQQTPAGHHIVGEGLTARAEMLNFWQVVFNPSTVDRIWHTYMGAWQAGAFFILSVSAFYIIKKKYLEFAKASIKIGLVVAAFASIMQLVSGHSSAVGVSRNQPAKLAAFEAHYDASAPADMYLFGWVNDENEQVNLGLKIPGMLSWLVHGDAGMPVTGLKAFPPDQRPPVNFVFQTYHAMVAVGMILILLSWGGLVLWWRQKLFEIRWFLWILVFAVLGPQLANQLGWFSAEVGRQPYIVYDLLRTSEAFSKSVTTGEVITSLILFGIIYIFLLALFIYLLNEKIQHGPDDEAVAEGHLA, from the coding sequence ATGGATGTATTGATATTATCGCGTCTTCAATTCGCTCTTACCATCGCCTTTCATTATATTTTTCCTCCCTTGAGTATCGGCCTCGGTTTGATTCTGGTGCTGATGGAGGGATGGTATATGAAAACCGGCAACGAATTATATCATCGGATGACCCGCTTCTGGGTCAAAATTTTCGGCCTGATATTTGCCATCGGGGTGGCCTCCGGTATCGTGATGGAGTTCCAGTTTGGCACCAACTGGTCGGTCTATTCCCGGTTTGTCGGCGATGTTTTCGGAAGCGCCCTGGCCGCCGAGGGAATTTTCGCCTTTTTCCTCGAATCGGGATTTCTTTCGATCCTTCTTTTCGGCTGGAACAAAGTCTCGCCCAAAATTCATTTTCTTTCTACTATCATGGTGGCGCTGGGGGCTCATTTCAGCGCCATCTGGATTGTGGTCGCCAATTCCTGGCAACAGACTCCCGCCGGGCATCATATTGTTGGCGAGGGCCTGACCGCCCGCGCCGAGATGCTCAATTTCTGGCAGGTGGTCTTTAACCCTTCGACCGTCGACCGCATCTGGCACACGTACATGGGGGCCTGGCAGGCCGGGGCCTTTTTCATATTGAGCGTCAGTGCCTTCTATATTATCAAAAAGAAGTATCTCGAATTCGCCAAAGCCTCGATAAAGATCGGCCTGGTGGTGGCCGCTTTCGCCTCGATCATGCAACTGGTCAGCGGTCATTCCAGCGCGGTCGGGGTCAGCCGGAATCAGCCGGCCAAACTGGCGGCGTTCGAAGCCCACTATGACGCCTCCGCGCCCGCCGATATGTACCTCTTCGGATGGGTCAATGACGAGAACGAACAGGTCAATCTGGGGCTGAAGATTCCCGGGATGCTCAGTTGGCTGGTGCACGGCGACGCCGGTATGCCCGTGACAGGACTGAAGGCCTTCCCGCCCGATCAGCGCCCGCCGGTCAATTTTGTTTTTCAGACCTATCATGCCATGGTCGCGGTCGGAATGATTCTGATTTTACTTTCCTGGGGCGGTCTGGTTCTCTGGTGGCGCCAGAAATTGTTTGAAATCAGATGGTTCCTGTGGATTCTCGTTTTTGCCGTGCTGGGCCCGCAACTGGCCAATCAACTGGGGTGGTTTTCGGCGGAAGTGGGTCGCCAGCCATATATCGTCTATGACCTGCTTCGGACATCCGAGGCCTTTTCCAAATCGGTGACAACGGGCGAAGTCATTACATCGCTCATTCTTTTCGGTATCATTTACATATTCCTTCTGGCCCTGTTCATCTATCTGCTCAATGAGAAAATCCAGCACGGGCCGGATGATGAAGCGGTAGCGGAGGGTCATCTGGCATGA
- a CDS encoding putative Integral membrane sensor signal transduction histidine kinase (Evidence 3 : Putative function from multiple computational evidences), protein MQKNDWIKVLTLAIIVAITVAIHYGWVLTHFFGHSAWIHAIHSRLCYIPIVAGAAWFGLRGGLAVALAISILIQPYIFILGAPHSDVSSELVEIVFYFALAFLTGGLIDRETKIRKRQEETQLQLERSHQLSMIGQMAAGVAHEIKNPLASIKGAVEILKGDEATHEEKKEFQDIIVREIKRIDGTVQEFLEFARPKEMEFARIDLGTTVQASIRLMQNQIESAGVSLETDVPENIMVMADPEKVHQVIINLLLNALEASKSGQKIVVRLGRDRRAATLAIRDQGDGMDPDDKAKIFDPFFTTKPHGTGLGLAIVKAIVERHKGTVEVDSTRGKGTIFTIRLPLAETGK, encoded by the coding sequence TTGCAGAAAAACGATTGGATAAAGGTTCTCACTTTAGCGATAATCGTGGCTATAACCGTAGCCATACATTACGGCTGGGTTCTGACACATTTTTTCGGTCATTCGGCTTGGATTCACGCCATCCACAGCCGTCTTTGCTATATCCCGATTGTCGCCGGCGCCGCCTGGTTCGGATTACGGGGAGGATTGGCGGTGGCTCTGGCGATATCGATTTTGATTCAGCCGTACATTTTCATCCTGGGGGCGCCGCATTCCGATGTTTCGAGCGAATTGGTTGAAATTGTCTTTTATTTTGCTCTGGCATTTTTGACCGGGGGATTGATTGACCGCGAGACCAAAATTAGGAAACGTCAGGAGGAGACACAGCTGCAACTGGAGCGGTCGCACCAATTATCGATGATAGGTCAAATGGCGGCGGGGGTGGCCCATGAGATTAAGAACCCTCTGGCATCGATTAAAGGCGCAGTGGAAATCCTGAAAGGAGATGAGGCCACGCATGAGGAAAAGAAGGAGTTTCAGGATATTATTGTCAGGGAAATAAAGAGAATCGACGGCACGGTGCAGGAATTTCTCGAGTTTGCCCGCCCGAAAGAGATGGAATTTGCCCGAATCGATCTCGGCACGACCGTGCAAGCCTCGATTCGTCTCATGCAGAACCAGATTGAGAGCGCCGGAGTGAGCCTTGAGACCGATGTCCCCGAAAACATCATGGTCATGGCCGATCCCGAAAAGGTCCATCAGGTTATTATAAATTTGCTTCTCAACGCCCTGGAGGCCTCAAAATCAGGTCAGAAAATTGTCGTCAGGCTTGGACGTGATCGCCGTGCGGCCACCCTTGCCATACGGGATCAAGGGGACGGCATGGATCCCGATGACAAAGCGAAAATATTCGATCCATTTTTTACAACGAAACCGCATGGCACCGGATTGGGCCTGGCTATCGTAAAGGCGATAGTCGAGCGCCATAAGGGGACCGTTGAAGTTGACAGTACCCGCGGCAAAGGAACCATCTTCACCATCCGACTGCCGTTGGCGGAGACGGGAAAATGA
- a CDS encoding hypothetical protein (Evidence 5 : Unknown function) yields the protein MKKYILTFVILIIASAAMAGKYKIDRLINVAPANWIPKNGPVKFSPDGSQVAFFYRGYLYISDTLGLEHQASLDSTIYPVRYEWLSNDEIILQRQILRNTTAVRRLCVINIDSGEERTILEDVQPVYYGASGDAGSFIGPFLTVEGNPCYILDQPDVFDIIIPTSTFGGRGKSLAEADNHILQWGADGLYLVRADQGDSTRLTRKPYPRISLHPAISYDEAYILMGGLLEHLADSSYMILDTLVKDNPPTALGCGILYGSFSPNSSEILFQDGCPDDQDYLDNHIETYDYDAKLLVSLDALVNLSNCVGPSYSPDGHMISFICNDTAYIAYRVLYK from the coding sequence ATGAAAAAATATATCCTGACATTCGTCATATTAATTATTGCTTCCGCCGCTATGGCAGGAAAATACAAAATCGACCGTCTCATCAATGTTGCCCCGGCCAATTGGATTCCCAAAAATGGCCCGGTCAAGTTTTCGCCCGATGGCTCTCAAGTCGCCTTTTTTTATCGCGGATACCTTTATATCTCCGACACTCTCGGACTCGAACATCAGGCCTCTCTCGACAGCACCATTTATCCGGTTCGTTACGAATGGCTCTCTAATGATGAAATAATCCTACAGCGGCAGATTCTCCGCAATACCACCGCCGTTCGGCGTCTTTGTGTCATAAATATCGACAGCGGTGAAGAACGAACCATTCTCGAGGACGTTCAGCCGGTCTATTACGGCGCCTCCGGTGATGCCGGCTCCTTTATCGGGCCGTTTCTCACAGTTGAGGGAAACCCCTGCTATATTCTCGATCAGCCCGATGTTTTTGATATTATCATCCCCACCAGTACTTTTGGAGGCAGGGGAAAATCGCTCGCCGAAGCCGACAATCATATCCTTCAGTGGGGCGCCGACGGGCTCTATCTGGTGCGGGCCGATCAGGGCGATTCCACCCGCCTGACCCGAAAACCGTACCCCCGTATCAGTCTTCATCCGGCGATAAGCTACGATGAAGCATATATTCTCATGGGCGGTTTATTGGAGCATCTGGCCGATTCCAGTTACATGATCCTCGATACCCTGGTCAAAGACAATCCTCCCACCGCACTGGGATGCGGAATCCTGTACGGTTCATTCAGCCCCAATTCATCCGAAATTCTGTTTCAGGACGGCTGTCCCGATGACCAGGACTATCTCGACAACCATATTGAAACCTATGATTATGACGCCAAACTGCTGGTCTCGCTCGACGCCCTGGTCAATCTCTCCAACTGCGTCGGCCCGTCATACTCCCCGGACGGCCATATGATTTCGTTTATTTGCAACGACACCGCCTATATCGCCTATAGAGTCTTGTATAAATAG
- a CDS encoding conserved hypothetical protein (Evidence 4 : Unknown function but conserved in other organisms): protein MKKIDLILIAIALIAGSLYIWGCGNNNGNPVQAASGVPQILKIVPADGATNVAGNSDLAITFNMPMDTASVRGAFFLSGGDSMTTWMDSLGHHMMMGNMTDMSHMMDWMDSIMDTSRFEWNQSHDSCLVHPYAPLSPNTDYMILMYGSIKGGNGMMMDMETGGEKSNYEMFHFRTGP, encoded by the coding sequence ATGAAAAAAATCGACCTCATCTTAATTGCGATAGCCCTTATAGCGGGAAGTCTCTATATCTGGGGGTGCGGGAATAATAATGGCAACCCGGTGCAAGCCGCTTCCGGCGTTCCCCAAATTTTGAAGATTGTTCCGGCCGACGGAGCGACCAATGTCGCCGGTAATTCCGATCTCGCCATCACATTCAACATGCCGATGGATACCGCGTCGGTGCGGGGCGCTTTTTTCCTCTCGGGAGGTGATTCGATGACGACCTGGATGGATTCTCTCGGGCATCATATGATGATGGGAAACATGACCGATATGTCCCATATGATGGACTGGATGGACAGCATCATGGATACCAGCCGATTCGAGTGGAATCAATCGCACGACAGCTGCCTCGTCCACCCGTATGCTCCCCTGTCGCCGAATACTGATTATATGATTTTGATGTACGGATCAATAAAAGGCGGTAACGGTATGATGATGGACATGGAAACCGGCGGCGAAAAGAGCAATTACGAAATGTTTCATTTCCGGACCGGGCCATAA
- a CDS encoding hypothetical protein (Evidence 5 : Unknown function): MSEAAGADSDAVALIANSPTNDIARMAKIDFFKRFSFRGFFSIAFLRFKLIFPYYS; the protein is encoded by the coding sequence GTGTCCGAAGCAGCCGGCGCTGATTCCGATGCGGTCGCCTTAATAGCGAATAGCCCCACAAATGATATCGCCAGAATGGCAAAAATAGATTTCTTCAAGAGATTCTCCTTTCGCGGTTTCTTTTCAATTGCTTTTCTTAGATTTAAATTGATTTTCCCATATTATTCTTAG
- a CDS encoding exported hypothetical protein (Evidence 5 : Unknown function): protein MKKSIFAILAISFVGLFAIKATASESAPAASDTTKTLKPQTTCLVTGEPIDSSSHFDLQGQRIYMCCDMCAPKIKADPEKYFKKAAEQGILFENAQTNCPVSGEEIDKAIYTDYNGRRIYFCCKKCVATFKSDPAAVLAKLDKPASKDAGKTDMPGMNHEGH, encoded by the coding sequence TTGAAGAAATCTATTTTTGCCATTCTGGCGATATCATTTGTGGGGCTATTCGCTATTAAGGCGACCGCATCGGAATCAGCGCCGGCTGCTTCGGACACAACAAAGACTCTGAAACCGCAAACTACCTGTTTGGTGACCGGAGAACCGATCGACAGTTCCTCCCACTTTGACCTTCAGGGTCAGAGAATCTATATGTGTTGTGATATGTGCGCACCCAAAATCAAGGCCGATCCGGAGAAGTATTTCAAGAAGGCCGCTGAACAGGGCATTTTATTTGAAAACGCCCAGACCAATTGCCCCGTTTCGGGTGAAGAAATCGATAAGGCTATATATACCGATTACAATGGGCGCAGAATATATTTCTGCTGCAAGAAATGCGTAGCCACATTTAAGTCTGATCCGGCCGCCGTCTTAGCCAAATTGGATAAGCCGGCCTCAAAAGACGCCGGCAAGACCGATATGCCCGGGATGAACCACGAAGGGCATTAA
- a CDS encoding conserved membrane hypothetical protein (Evidence 4 : Unknown function but conserved in other organisms): MDKKKLFKTILGWLLALVIIYILGKTIYNHRAELAQWKWHISWGNALLSVLTLFGAYVCGSQGWRQVIVGFGHKIDLHESFRVIYLANLGRYVPGKVWQVVGMVGLAKEIKIPPQTSLASFALVQAYALPASFVLIPLALGKNSALESLIVYRDVVYLFFAATIGIFLILFFWPGGMEWALNKVLKLLKQETVQYRPSLGNRLSIFIWYILNWGLFGVSFHFFLRALLATPQLGFVYSSGTYIAAYILGYISFLSPAGLGVREGVMSALLAPVLTPPIAASVALINRVWITIAEAISTLLALATYKIKKK, from the coding sequence ATGGATAAGAAGAAACTTTTCAAGACCATCCTTGGCTGGCTTCTGGCGCTCGTTATCATATACATTTTGGGAAAGACCATTTATAATCACCGCGCCGAATTGGCGCAGTGGAAATGGCACATCTCCTGGGGCAATGCCCTTCTTTCCGTCCTCACCCTGTTCGGGGCCTATGTCTGCGGGAGCCAGGGCTGGCGCCAGGTGATTGTCGGTTTCGGACATAAAATTGACTTGCATGAATCGTTCCGGGTAATTTATCTGGCCAACCTGGGACGATATGTCCCCGGAAAAGTCTGGCAGGTGGTCGGCATGGTCGGATTGGCCAAAGAGATAAAAATTCCCCCCCAGACTTCGCTTGCGTCCTTTGCTCTGGTGCAGGCCTATGCTCTGCCGGCGTCGTTTGTCCTGATTCCACTGGCCCTGGGCAAAAACAGCGCCCTGGAATCACTGATTGTTTATCGCGATGTTGTCTATCTCTTCTTCGCGGCCACTATCGGCATTTTCTTGATTCTTTTCTTCTGGCCGGGAGGAATGGAGTGGGCTCTGAATAAAGTTTTGAAACTTCTAAAGCAGGAGACCGTCCAGTACCGCCCCAGTCTGGGCAATCGCCTCAGCATTTTTATCTGGTACATCCTGAACTGGGGGTTGTTCGGAGTCTCCTTCCACTTCTTCCTTCGGGCGCTTCTGGCCACCCCTCAACTCGGCTTTGTCTATTCCTCGGGGACATACATCGCCGCCTATATTCTGGGATATATTTCCTTTCTATCGCCGGCCGGATTGGGGGTGCGTGAGGGGGTCATGTCGGCTCTTTTGGCGCCGGTTTTGACCCCGCCGATCGCCGCCTCTGTGGCGCTGATTAACCGCGTCTGGATAACCATTGCCGAAGCCATCAGTACTCTCTTGGCTCTGGCCACCTATAAGATCAAGAAAAAATGA
- a CDS encoding conserved membrane hypothetical protein (Evidence 4 : Unknown function but conserved in other organisms) codes for MKSLLFILLFLVTPLIFHPVPVRADVTNSQCPVLTDETVDPSIYTDYQGKRIYFCCNKCRREFLENPQKYLARLPQFAAINGTAEDSAIVAGNNNTTNNGAGADNSEFNLVRFIGKFHPVMVHFPIALTFAALFFALVSLFSGNIFYDHLSVPLSYLGAAAAIVTVFLGLAAGFDARYPAELARYFDWHRIFGISSEVMTIFAAVLGQYYRHNQWKKGRKWYYSALILTVVLIGITGHLGATLVYGPDHFSFK; via the coding sequence ATGAAATCACTTCTCTTCATCCTTCTGTTTCTGGTTACCCCGCTGATATTTCATCCGGTCCCGGTGCGGGCCGATGTGACCAATTCCCAATGCCCGGTTCTGACCGATGAAACCGTTGATCCTTCGATCTACACTGATTATCAGGGGAAACGGATATATTTCTGCTGTAATAAGTGCCGCCGGGAGTTTCTGGAAAACCCCCAAAAATATCTCGCCCGATTACCGCAATTTGCGGCGATAAATGGGACCGCTGAGGACTCTGCAATTGTTGCTGGAAATAATAACACGACCAATAACGGAGCCGGCGCCGATAATTCAGAATTCAATTTGGTGCGTTTTATCGGAAAATTCCATCCCGTGATGGTCCACTTTCCGATCGCTTTGACCTTCGCCGCCCTCTTTTTTGCTCTGGTGTCACTTTTTTCAGGTAATATTTTCTACGACCATCTCAGCGTTCCTCTTTCTTATCTCGGGGCGGCGGCCGCCATTGTCACGGTCTTTCTCGGGTTGGCCGCCGGGTTCGATGCCCGCTATCCGGCGGAACTGGCCCGATATTTCGACTGGCACCGGATTTTCGGCATTTCCTCGGAGGTGATGACCATATTCGCGGCCGTGTTGGGGCAATATTACCGGCACAATCAGTGGAAAAAGGGCCGAAAATGGTATTATTCGGCTCTTATCCTTACGGTCGTATTGATTGGAATCACCGGACACCTTGGAGCCACTCTGGTGTATGGCCCGGACCATTTTTCGTTCAAATAG
- the atoC gene encoding Acetoacetate metabolism regulatory protein AtoC: MSIKILVADDDASLRRVIEFKLKQKGYGIVTVADGAAAVMELKQNRYDLLLSDIRMPGLDGFELLDQSKQIQPDLQVILITAHATVAMAVEAVKMGAFDYLTKPFEDESLFGAIDKALKFKKLEDENRLLRKRLDGQESFRAFVGISKPFKDLMAMVEKVAPTDATILLTGESGTGKEVIARIIHGKSHRADQSFVAVNCAAIPKELLESELFGHLKGSFTGAVRDKRGKFELADNGTLLLDEVSELTVELQAKLLRAIQERVIEPVGSEKGREIDIRLIASTNVDLTARVREGRFREDLFYRLNIIPLNVPPLRERIDDLPVLVREFLRRFAPEKNIDLDEKLMDRLENYDWPGNIRELENLMERMIILRKADHLTLGDLPPDFGKSASPVHPVSPDKNEELGFHEAEKRLIVEALDRHGWNRSRAAEHLKIPRHILIYRMKKYGIFYKNDKSSQE, translated from the coding sequence ATGAGTATTAAAATATTGGTGGCTGATGATGATGCCTCCCTGCGGCGGGTCATCGAATTCAAATTAAAACAAAAAGGTTACGGGATTGTCACGGTTGCCGATGGTGCGGCGGCGGTTATGGAATTGAAACAGAACCGCTATGATCTTCTCCTCTCCGACATCAGAATGCCCGGCCTCGACGGTTTTGAATTGCTGGATCAGTCCAAACAGATACAGCCCGACTTGCAGGTCATTCTGATAACAGCTCATGCTACAGTCGCTATGGCGGTGGAGGCGGTCAAGATGGGGGCTTTCGATTATCTTACCAAGCCGTTTGAAGACGAGTCCCTTTTTGGCGCCATTGACAAGGCCCTGAAGTTCAAAAAACTTGAGGACGAGAACCGTCTGCTCCGTAAGCGGCTCGATGGTCAGGAATCTTTTCGAGCCTTTGTCGGAATATCCAAACCGTTTAAGGATCTGATGGCCATGGTCGAGAAGGTCGCGCCCACCGATGCCACCATTCTTCTCACCGGGGAATCGGGGACCGGCAAGGAAGTTATTGCCCGCATAATACACGGCAAGAGCCATCGCGCCGACCAGTCTTTTGTGGCGGTCAATTGCGCCGCCATCCCCAAGGAACTGCTCGAATCGGAATTATTCGGACATCTCAAAGGTTCCTTCACCGGGGCCGTCAGGGATAAGCGGGGCAAATTCGAACTGGCCGACAACGGCACCCTCCTGCTGGATGAAGTCAGCGAGCTGACCGTTGAACTCCAGGCCAAACTGCTTCGCGCCATTCAAGAGCGAGTTATCGAGCCGGTCGGCTCCGAAAAGGGTCGGGAAATTGATATAAGATTGATTGCCTCCACTAATGTTGATCTGACAGCGCGCGTCCGCGAGGGACGGTTCCGGGAAGATCTTTTTTACCGTCTGAATATTATCCCTCTCAATGTTCCGCCGCTCCGCGAGAGGATCGACGATCTCCCGGTTCTTGTCAGGGAATTTCTGCGCCGATTTGCGCCGGAAAAAAATATCGATCTGGATGAGAAATTGATGGATCGTCTGGAAAATTACGATTGGCCGGGAAATATCCGGGAACTGGAGAATCTGATGGAGCGCATGATTATCCTCAGGAAAGCCGATCACCTCACGCTCGGGGATCTGCCTCCCGATTTCGGCAAATCCGCTTCCCCAGTGCATCCGGTCTCCCCGGATAAGAATGAAGAACTCGGTTTTCACGAAGCGGAGAAGAGATTGATTGTCGAGGCTCTTGACCGTCATGGCTGGAACCGTTCCCGGGCCGCCGAGCATCTTAAAATTCCCCGTCATATTTTAATCTACCGAATGAAAAAATATGGTATCTTCTACAAAAATGACAAATCGTCTCAGGAGTAA